Genomic DNA from Leucobacter triazinivorans:
CCTCAGGAGGGACTCGTCGCCGACCGCCGGGCGGCGGAGCTCGTCGCCGCGGCGCTCGCCGCCGGGGCCGACCGCGTCGGCGGCTGGCCCAACAACGAGCCCGACGACGAGGCCCGCCTCGAGCACCTGCGCATCGTGTTCGAGCTGGCGGAGCGCTTCGGCGCGCCGATCGACATCAACGTCGACTACTTCACCGATCCGACCGAGCGGCTGCTCGAGCCTCTCGCCGAGATGACGATCGCCGCCGGCATGCAGGGCCGCGTGAACGCCAACCACGTCGGCGCGCTCGAGACCTACGACGACGACACCGCCGCGCGGGTCGTCGAGAGGGTCGCCGAGGCCGGCATCTCGATCACCGTGTGCCCCACGAACCTCGCCGGGACCCGCCCGTACCGCGGAGTCTCGCGCCCGCTCGAGCTGCTCGCGGCCGGCGCGGAGGTCACGATCGGGATCGGCAACTACGAGGACAACTGGGAGTACCTCGGCACCATCGACCCCATGGAGCGGGCTCGGTTCGCCTGGCACGCCCTGCCCCTCGCGGGCCGTCCGGGCGAGGGGATCGACGACGCGTGGCGCCTGGTGACCGACGCGGCCCGGCGCGCCATCGGGCGGCCGGCGACGCCGCTCGAGGTGGGCGAGCGCGCGGACTTCGTGGTGCTCTCGGCACCGGATCGGGTCCAGGCGCTGCGGAACGAAGCCGCATCCCGCTGGCATGTGCGCGGCGGAACCGTGCTCGCACAGCGTATCGTCGAGACGGAACCGGTTTTCTGAGGCGGAGGAGGGAGCAGTATGGATGGCAGCGGCCCCGCGCGCTCGAGGCGCACGACGATCAGGGACGTCGCGGAGCACCTCGGGCTCTCCGTCAGCACCGTCTCCGCATCGCTGAACGGCGGCGGCACGCTGAAGGAGGCCACCCGTGAGCGCGTGCGGCGCGCGGCCGAGGAGCTCGGCTACCGTCCGAGCCGGGCGGCCCTCGCGTTCCGGCTCGGGCGCACCGGCACCATCGCCTACTCGCTGCCCACCGTCGACGACGGGTCGGTTCCCATGCTCGACGTCGAGGCCTACATGATCGGCGCCCGGGCTGCTGCGAGCGCCGCGTTCGACGCGGGCTACGCCCTGACGCTGACCCCGCCGACGATCGGCGGGGAGGCCGGCTGGAACCTCATCGGGGCCGACGGCGTGGTGCTCTGCGACCCGGTGCGCGGCGACGAGCGACTTGCCACCCTGGAGCGGCTCGGCACGCCCGTCGTGACGATCGAGCGGGACACCTTGCGCCCCGAGTGGCCCTTCGTCGTGACCGGTGACTACGGGAACAACACCCGCATGCTGCTCGACCACCTGCGGGAGCGCGGTGCGCGGCGCATCGCGCTGCTCGTGCCCGACGCCAGCTGGTCATCGTCGGAGGACGCGCTGCGGGGCTACCGGGAGTGGGCCGCCGATCACGGCGCCGAGGAGATCGTGCGGCTGATCCCGCCCGCCCGCATCAACCGCGACGCCTACACGGACGCGCTCGAGCTGCTGCGCACCGAACCGCGCCCGGACGCGCTCATCGCCTCCGCCGAGCAGTACCGCCCCGGCGTGCTGCGCGCCTGCCTGGACCTCGGGATCTCGATCCCGGGCGATCTGCTCCTGGCGATCGGCGGCGACAGCCAGGCGGCGCAGTACGGCGATCCTCCCATCACCGCGATCGACTTCCTCCCGGCGAGGCAGTCGGAGCTGGCGGTGCAGATGCTGCTGCAGCGCATCGAGGGGCATCCGGTCGAGGGCCCCATCGTCTCGGAAAGCGCGCTCAGGATCCGCTCCAGCACGGAGGAGCGCCGGTGAGCGGAGGAGCGGTGCATATCGACGCCGCGCGCCTGGAGCAGATTCTCCTCGGGCTCTCCGGAGACGACGGCGACTTCGAACCCCGGCCGCAGGGGATCGAGCAGCCGCTGCACACCGTGTACGTCCCCGCCGACCAGGCCCGCGACGGGATCGTGGAGCACTGGCGAGCGGGTGCGCTCGACGCGGCGGCCGCGGTCGGCGGACTGGACGGTGTCGCCGACTGCATCGGCGTCGCCGACGACCGCCGGGGCGAAGTCGTCGCCCGCGCTGAGGAGAAGCTCGCGCGGCAGCCCGTCGAGGACCTGCGCTTCGATTTCGAGGACGGCTACGGCTACCGCGACGACGAGGAGGAGGACGCCTGCGCGGAGCGGGCGGGGGCGCTCGCCGGCCAGCTCATCCGGGCCGAGGACGGCCCGGACCGGATCGGGCTCCGGATGAAACCGCTCGATCGGCGGGGGAGTCGCCGCGGCGTGCGCACGCTCGAGCGTTTCCTCGGCGCCTACCTCGCCGCAGCCGGTGCCGAGCCCGTGAGCGCGCTCACCGGGCTCCGCATCACGCTGGCGAAGGTGATGACCGGTGCCCAGGTGGAGGCCATGGGTGAGATCTGCGGCGCGCTGGAAGACGGGCACGGACTGGCTCCGGAGTCGTTGGGCATCGAACTGCAGATCGAGGTGCCGCACGTCGTGGCTCCGATACGGCCGAGCGACGCGCTCGTGGTGCTCGCCGGAGCGCCGCGGGTGCGCGCCCTCCACTTCGGCACCTACGACTACACGAGCGCGCAGGGGGTGCTCCCCGGCGAGCAGCGGTCGACGCACCCGGTGGCGCAGCACGCCAAGCGGGCGATGCAGGCTGCGGCCGCCGTGCACGGCGTCGAGGTCTGCGACGGATCCTCGAACCTCGTCCCCGCGGGGGACCGGTCGATGCGGGTCGGCGCGTGGGCCCGGCACGCCGAACAGGTGCGCGAGGCACTGCGCGACGGCATCCCGCAGGGGTGGGACCTGCACCCGGCGCAGCTGCCGTCGCGCTTCCTGGCGAGCTACGACGTGCTGCGCGGGGAATTGGCGCACGCGGTGCGCCGGGTGCGGGCCGCCGAGCGCGGCGCCGCGGCGGGGGACGGCGCGGAAGTGCTCGACGAGCCGGCCACGCTCAGGATGCTCGGGGCGTTCCTGGCGCGCGGCGTGCGCACGGGGGCGGTCGACCCGGACGAGCTCGGGCCCGGCCTGGAGCTCCCGCGGCTCGAGCAGCTCGCCGAGACGGGGTCATGAACCTCCGAGAACCACCCCCACCCTCGCCACGATCCGGCCGCCCTTGACAATGGCCCGCGGCACCGGGCGGTCCACGACGACCTGAGCCTCGTGCACGCCGCGGGCGACAAGGAAATCAGCGGGGTCGCCGATCCGGAATCGGGACTCCGGCAGTCCCA
This window encodes:
- a CDS encoding amidohydrolase family protein, which codes for MASESSRAVGAPRLLVVNARIDGGDGAPVDLLASDGRITAIAASGTIAADGVTAADGATAVIDAGGGLVTPPFAEPHTHPDKVYSRDRIPELGSPPPRNREDRMQRQRDLKARFTRADVEARSERFMRDCAIEGIGVIAGQADIDSVTGLVSVEGLLATRDRCREWMDLVVTAFPQEGLVADRRAAELVAAALAAGADRVGGWPNNEPDDEARLEHLRIVFELAERFGAPIDINVDYFTDPTERLLEPLAEMTIAAGMQGRVNANHVGALETYDDDTAARVVERVAEAGISITVCPTNLAGTRPYRGVSRPLELLAAGAEVTIGIGNYEDNWEYLGTIDPMERARFAWHALPLAGRPGEGIDDAWRLVTDAARRAIGRPATPLEVGERADFVVLSAPDRVQALRNEAASRWHVRGGTVLAQRIVETEPVF
- a CDS encoding LacI family DNA-binding transcriptional regulator, encoding MDGSGPARSRRTTIRDVAEHLGLSVSTVSASLNGGGTLKEATRERVRRAAEELGYRPSRAALAFRLGRTGTIAYSLPTVDDGSVPMLDVEAYMIGARAAASAAFDAGYALTLTPPTIGGEAGWNLIGADGVVLCDPVRGDERLATLERLGTPVVTIERDTLRPEWPFVVTGDYGNNTRMLLDHLRERGARRIALLVPDASWSSSEDALRGYREWAADHGAEEIVRLIPPARINRDAYTDALELLRTEPRPDALIASAEQYRPGVLRACLDLGISIPGDLLLAIGGDSQAAQYGDPPITAIDFLPARQSELAVQMLLQRIEGHPVEGPIVSESALRIRSSTEERR
- a CDS encoding DUF6986 family protein translates to MSGGAVHIDAARLEQILLGLSGDDGDFEPRPQGIEQPLHTVYVPADQARDGIVEHWRAGALDAAAAVGGLDGVADCIGVADDRRGEVVARAEEKLARQPVEDLRFDFEDGYGYRDDEEEDACAERAGALAGQLIRAEDGPDRIGLRMKPLDRRGSRRGVRTLERFLGAYLAAAGAEPVSALTGLRITLAKVMTGAQVEAMGEICGALEDGHGLAPESLGIELQIEVPHVVAPIRPSDALVVLAGAPRVRALHFGTYDYTSAQGVLPGEQRSTHPVAQHAKRAMQAAAAVHGVEVCDGSSNLVPAGDRSMRVGAWARHAEQVREALRDGIPQGWDLHPAQLPSRFLASYDVLRGELAHAVRRVRAAERGAAAGDGAEVLDEPATLRMLGAFLARGVRTGAVDPDELGPGLELPRLEQLAETGS